Proteins encoded by one window of Xylella fastidiosa:
- a CDS encoding phosphoribosylaminoimidazolesuccinocarboxamide synthase, with protein MLTTLLQSDLPGLPLRHCGKVRDVFDIPRKRLPVDTRSGEYLLIVATDRLSAFDVVLPDPIPGKGEILCQISNFWFQKTEHLMPNHLTGINVASVLPDGIDKTLYIQRAVVTKKLKPVGIEAIARGYLIGSGWKDYQRTGKVSGIQLPDGLQEAEKLPDPIFTPSTKAAVGHHDENIDFDTTVKMVGAELAERVRDATLRIYHFAAKYAAECGILLADTKLEFGTDIDGRLYVMDEMLTPDSSRYWPIDEYQVGTSPPSYDKQLVRNYLETLDWDKTAPGPTLPQDIIDRTRAKYTEALQRLAGINID; from the coding sequence TTGCTGACTACGCTGTTGCAATCCGATCTTCCCGGTCTGCCATTGCGTCACTGCGGCAAAGTCCGTGATGTATTCGACATTCCACGCAAACGCTTGCCGGTCGACACGCGATCTGGTGAGTACCTGCTCATCGTCGCCACGGACCGCCTCTCGGCATTCGATGTCGTCTTACCCGATCCGATCCCCGGGAAAGGCGAGATACTGTGCCAAATCTCCAACTTTTGGTTTCAGAAAACCGAGCACTTGATGCCGAACCACTTGACCGGCATCAACGTCGCTAGCGTACTCCCTGACGGCATTGACAAAACGCTCTACATACAGCGTGCCGTAGTGACAAAGAAACTCAAACCGGTAGGGATTGAAGCAATCGCACGTGGCTATTTGATCGGCAGCGGCTGGAAGGATTACCAACGCACCGGGAAAGTCAGCGGCATTCAGCTCCCCGACGGCCTGCAAGAAGCCGAGAAATTACCTGACCCCATCTTCACCCCATCGACCAAAGCAGCAGTTGGCCACCACGACGAAAACATCGACTTTGACACAACCGTCAAGATGGTCGGCGCTGAACTCGCCGAACGTGTGCGGGACGCCACGCTGCGCATTTACCACTTCGCCGCCAAGTACGCAGCCGAATGCGGCATCCTACTCGCCGATACCAAGTTGGAGTTTGGCACTGACATTGATGGCCGCCTCTATGTGATGGACGAAATGCTCACTCCAGACTCATCGCGCTACTGGCCAATCGACGAATATCAAGTCGGCACTAGCCCACCAAGTTACGACAAGCAACTCGTACGCAACTACCTGGAAACACTGGACTGGGACAAAACCGCACCAGGCCCAACACTGCCACAAGACATCATCGACCGTACCCGGGCCAAGTACACCGAAGCGCTACAACGACTAGCAGGAATCAACATTGATTGA
- the trpE gene encoding anthranilate synthase component I produces MITAMQFQRQVAEGCTRIPVVREVQSDLDTPLSIYLKFADAPYTYLFESVEGGEHFARYSIIGLPARRVYTFHGHTLVVSEFGKVLETRQVADPLAEVELLRAQYVVPQLEGLPGFTGGLVGWFGFECIQYIEPRFMGGKKRDELGTPDILLMLSEEFAVFDSLKGRLYLIVHADPAQPHSYVRAMKRLDALIHRLRQGGMDYPHSHISEVINEEDFHSSLTREQYHAVVRKAQEYVRSGDIFQVVPSQRLCTQFHARPIDVYRALRTLNPSPYMYFIDIGATQVVGSSPEILARLQGDVVTVRPIAGTRPRGATPEHDKRLEMELLADPKERAEHVMLIDLGRNDIGRVVEAGSVQVKESFVIERYSHVMHIVSEVTGILKPGLNYVDVLRATFPAGTVSGAPKIRALEIIRELEPVCRNVYSGAVGYIGWHGDADTAIAIRTAVIQNGCLYVQAGGGVVYDSDPDLEWQETMNKARALFRAVAQAARGL; encoded by the coding sequence TTGATCACTGCAATGCAGTTTCAGCGTCAAGTTGCCGAAGGGTGTACCCGCATTCCAGTGGTGCGTGAAGTCCAGTCTGATTTGGATACTCCGCTTTCGATCTATTTAAAGTTTGCCGATGCTCCATATACCTATTTGTTTGAGTCGGTGGAAGGTGGGGAGCATTTTGCGAGGTATTCGATCATTGGGTTGCCGGCACGCCGTGTCTATACCTTTCATGGGCATACCCTGGTGGTGAGTGAGTTCGGTAAGGTGTTGGAAACGCGTCAAGTCGCCGATCCGCTTGCCGAAGTTGAGCTGTTGCGTGCGCAGTATGTAGTGCCGCAATTAGAAGGGTTGCCAGGTTTTACAGGCGGCTTAGTGGGGTGGTTCGGCTTTGAATGTATCCAGTACATCGAACCTCGCTTCATGGGAGGTAAAAAACGTGATGAACTTGGTACGCCAGATATTCTGCTGATGCTTTCGGAAGAGTTTGCGGTGTTTGACAGCCTCAAGGGTCGATTATATTTGATCGTTCACGCGGATCCTGCTCAACCGCATTCTTACGTTCGTGCAATGAAACGTTTGGATGCGTTGATCCACCGTCTGCGGCAAGGTGGGATGGATTATCCGCATTCACATATTTCGGAAGTGATTAACGAGGAAGATTTTCACTCTTCTTTGACGCGTGAGCAGTATCACGCTGTGGTGCGTAAGGCGCAGGAGTATGTGCGTTCGGGTGATATTTTTCAGGTTGTACCAAGTCAGCGCCTGTGTACGCAGTTTCATGCACGTCCGATTGATGTATATCGGGCGTTGCGCACGCTGAATCCGTCGCCTTATATGTATTTCATTGATATTGGTGCTACTCAGGTGGTTGGTTCATCACCGGAGATATTGGCGCGATTGCAGGGGGATGTGGTCACGGTGCGTCCTATTGCCGGCACACGCCCGCGAGGTGCGACTCCGGAGCATGACAAACGGTTGGAAATGGAGTTGTTAGCCGATCCAAAAGAGCGTGCTGAGCACGTGATGCTGATTGATTTGGGTCGCAATGATATCGGACGTGTTGTCGAGGCCGGGAGTGTACAAGTCAAGGAGTCGTTTGTAATCGAGCGTTATAGTCATGTCATGCATATTGTCAGTGAGGTCACCGGTATCTTGAAGCCGGGTTTGAACTACGTTGATGTGTTACGTGCAACGTTCCCTGCGGGTACTGTGTCCGGAGCGCCAAAGATTCGTGCATTGGAGATTATCCGTGAGTTGGAACCAGTGTGTCGCAACGTATATTCCGGTGCAGTGGGTTACATTGGCTGGCATGGAGATGCTGATACTGCAATCGCGATTCGTACTGCGGTGATTCAAAACGGTTGCTTGTACGTGCAGGCTGGCGGTGGTGTGGTGTATGACTCGGATCCAGATTTGGAGTGGCAGGAAACCATGAACAAGGCGCGTGCATTATTTAGGGCTGTGGCGCAGGCGGCCAGAGGGTTGTGA
- a CDS encoding class I SAM-dependent DNA methyltransferase, with protein MSNTGKSYDDRYFDQWYRQTKLSSPARLRRKVALAVSQAEYYLERPIRSVLDIGCGEGAWRKPLLRLRRHIHYLGFDSSHYAVNRYGLQRNLHIAQIGDFSWLRPCAPVDLLVCADVLHYVATRELTRALPGFVELCNGVAFLEIFTAEDAFEGDTIGFQSRQARWYRRRFTAAGFTALGSHCWLSPVLAGHTTALEHN; from the coding sequence GTGTCCAACACAGGTAAATCGTATGATGATCGCTATTTTGACCAGTGGTACCGTCAAACAAAACTAAGTAGTCCAGCACGATTGAGACGCAAGGTCGCACTAGCAGTATCACAGGCGGAGTATTACTTGGAACGGCCGATCCGCAGTGTCCTGGACATCGGCTGCGGCGAGGGAGCCTGGCGCAAACCATTACTCAGGCTACGCCGACATATACATTATCTAGGGTTCGATAGTAGTCACTACGCGGTAAACCGCTATGGTTTGCAACGCAACCTGCATATAGCACAGATCGGTGATTTTTCCTGGCTACGTCCATGTGCTCCGGTGGACTTGCTCGTATGCGCAGACGTACTGCATTACGTTGCAACGCGTGAACTGACACGCGCACTCCCAGGATTTGTGGAACTATGCAACGGTGTCGCATTTCTGGAAATCTTCACTGCCGAAGACGCATTCGAAGGCGACACGATAGGCTTTCAGTCACGCCAAGCACGCTGGTATCGGCGCCGTTTCACCGCAGCCGGATTCACCGCACTTGGCTCACATTGTTGGCTGTCACCTGTGCTCGCCGGGCATACAACAGCATTGGAGCACAATTAA
- a CDS encoding lysophospholipid acyltransferase family protein: MIQTEPTLPPVTQIDPLREAFPENMPCMHGPLVRWLGRTVLKLGGWRLIGRLPNQGKVVIIVAPHTSYWDGFFGFACKFAVGVEMRSLIKSSLFWWPLGALLRWVGCIPLDRRLPQGTVSQAVRAFRDSERMWYMLAPEGTRKRVERWKHGFWKIAKYADVPVLPVYMDYPSKTIGIGDLFWPSDDMEADIAAIRAWYSPCRAKHSNRV; this comes from the coding sequence GTGATTCAGACCGAACCGACGTTGCCTCCGGTGACCCAGATCGATCCCTTGCGAGAAGCATTTCCAGAGAATATGCCGTGCATGCATGGCCCCTTGGTTCGTTGGTTGGGCCGTACTGTGCTTAAATTGGGCGGTTGGCGCCTCATTGGGCGCCTCCCCAATCAGGGTAAGGTCGTTATCATCGTTGCTCCGCATACGTCATATTGGGACGGTTTTTTCGGTTTCGCTTGCAAATTTGCAGTGGGTGTTGAAATGCGCTCGCTCATCAAGTCCAGCTTGTTTTGGTGGCCTTTAGGCGCGTTGCTGCGTTGGGTTGGCTGTATTCCCTTGGATCGTCGCCTTCCTCAGGGGACGGTGAGTCAGGCAGTACGTGCGTTTCGTGACTCCGAACGTATGTGGTACATGCTTGCTCCGGAAGGCACGCGTAAGCGTGTGGAGCGCTGGAAGCATGGCTTCTGGAAGATTGCCAAGTATGCTGATGTGCCGGTTCTTCCGGTGTATATGGATTATCCTAGCAAGACAATCGGTATTGGTGATCTTTTTTGGCCAAGCGATGACATGGAGGCTGATATTGCTGCAATCCGTGCTTGGTACAGCCCTTGCCGTGCCAAACATAGCAACAGGGTTTAA
- a CDS encoding J domain-containing protein encodes MHWYGKLFGFIIGALLFRPNPVFGVLIGVLIGHAVDKRRLRHPEDDPYRVMGLGAGATNAEIELAYRRLMSRYHPDKLAQASPQLREQAEQKVRQINAAYDRIQRRCRR; translated from the coding sequence ATGCACTGGTACGGAAAATTGTTTGGTTTCATTATTGGTGCACTGTTGTTTCGACCCAATCCGGTATTTGGTGTGTTGATCGGTGTGTTGATCGGTCACGCGGTGGATAAGCGGCGCTTGAGGCATCCAGAGGATGATCCATACCGCGTGATGGGATTGGGCGCGGGGGCTACGAATGCCGAGATCGAGTTGGCGTATCGTCGGCTGATGTCTAGGTACCATCCCGATAAGTTGGCGCAGGCTTCACCGCAGTTGCGTGAGCAAGCTGAGCAGAAGGTGCGCCAGATCAATGCTGCGTATGATCGTATTCAGCGTCGCTGTCGGCGTTGA
- the rpe gene encoding ribulose-phosphate 3-epimerase: MSNCLIAPSILSADFARLGAEVDAVLAAGADWIHFDVMDNHYVPNLTFGPMVCKALRSYGITAPIDVHLMVEPVDRIVPDFAQAGASMISFHMEASRHVHRTIQLIKSHGCMAGLVFNPATPVDMLDWVLPELDLVLLMSVNPGFGGQRFIPGTLDKLRLVRKKIDLLGRPVRLQVDGGVGIDNIGAIAEAGADTFVAGSAIFHARDYADVVAQMRAAVAAVR; encoded by the coding sequence ATGTCCAATTGTCTGATTGCTCCATCCATTCTTTCCGCTGACTTTGCCCGTCTTGGGGCTGAGGTGGATGCTGTACTTGCGGCGGGTGCCGATTGGATCCATTTCGATGTGATGGATAATCATTACGTACCAAATTTGACCTTTGGTCCGATGGTGTGCAAGGCGTTGCGTAGTTACGGCATCACTGCGCCAATTGATGTGCATTTGATGGTGGAGCCAGTAGACCGGATCGTGCCGGATTTTGCTCAGGCCGGTGCCAGCATGATCAGCTTTCATATGGAAGCCAGCCGTCATGTGCACCGTACTATTCAGCTCATCAAGTCCCATGGTTGCATGGCTGGCTTAGTATTTAATCCGGCGACACCGGTTGATATGTTGGATTGGGTGCTGCCTGAATTGGATCTCGTCCTGTTGATGTCTGTCAATCCCGGTTTTGGTGGTCAGAGGTTCATTCCTGGTACGCTGGATAAGCTGCGCTTGGTGCGTAAAAAGATCGATCTGCTTGGTAGGCCTGTGCGCTTGCAGGTTGATGGAGGGGTCGGCATTGACAATATCGGCGCGATTGCTGAGGCCGGCGCTGATACCTTTGTTGCCGGTTCGGCGATCTTCCATGCACGTGATTATGCTGATGTGGTCGCTCAGATGCGTGCAGCGGTTGCGGCGGTTAGGTGA
- a CDS encoding DUF502 domain-containing protein, translating to MSADPSSLPQRPSLQRIFLTGLLTLLPVWLTWVVVKFVFSLLSGFSSPWVVPLSERIAASFPGYLGWIQALWVQNTIALGVTLLAILFVGTLSRRMIGQRLLRWFEAIMRRIPFASVIYDSARKLLDILQTQPGSTQRVVLIDFPHRDMKAVGLVTRVIRDRDTGQELAAVYVPTTPNPTSGYLEIVPVEQLTPTNWSVDQAMSFIISGGAVSPDSIPFSRTTDQDEDGAKSPRL from the coding sequence ATGTCCGCAGATCCCTCCTCACTTCCACAACGCCCCTCGCTGCAACGCATCTTCCTCACCGGTTTATTGACGCTACTGCCGGTATGGCTGACATGGGTGGTCGTTAAATTTGTATTCTCGCTTCTCTCAGGCTTCAGCAGTCCTTGGGTCGTGCCACTGTCCGAGCGCATTGCTGCCTCTTTTCCTGGCTACCTTGGCTGGATTCAAGCACTCTGGGTGCAAAATACAATTGCTCTTGGGGTTACACTGCTGGCAATCCTGTTCGTAGGGACACTCAGCCGACGCATGATCGGGCAGCGCCTACTGCGCTGGTTCGAAGCAATCATGCGCCGCATCCCATTCGCCAGCGTCATCTACGACAGCGCCCGCAAACTATTAGACATTCTGCAGACCCAACCGGGTAGCACTCAAAGAGTGGTACTGATTGATTTCCCGCATCGAGACATGAAAGCAGTCGGCTTGGTAACACGGGTCATACGCGACCGCGATACTGGACAGGAACTGGCAGCGGTCTACGTGCCAACCACGCCCAATCCAACCTCTGGCTATCTCGAAATCGTCCCTGTAGAACAACTCACACCCACCAACTGGAGCGTGGATCAAGCAATGAGTTTCATCATCTCCGGTGGCGCAGTATCACCAGATAGCATCCCGTTCAGCCGAACTACAGACCAAGACGAAGACGGAGCTAAGTCGCCACGGCTATGA
- the dnaE gene encoding DNA polymerase III subunit alpha — translation MSTSSFVHLHIHTEFSLADSTIRVPEKPEQAHPKKAKQANLLSRAVELGLPALAVTDLNNLFALIKFYKAAETVGIKPISGADLLIAEPEHPPWGMTLLCRDHAGYLNLSQLISRGWLEGHRPEGGVAVHPDWVRDHHKNLFALIGRHSLAGQLLAKGRADLAEQQLADWQHVFGDGLHLELTRTGRDGEEPFNQFALQVAGIRGIPVIASNDVRFLVQSDFLAHEARVCIASGRMLDDPKRPRTYSEQQYLRSSEEMAALFADIPDALDNTRTLAQRCNIEMRLGTYFLPNYPVPNDETLDSWIRKQSHEGLEARLLKHPLAPGQTREDYVTRLEFELDTIIKMGFSGYFLIVADFIQWGKQQGIPIGPGRGSGAGSLVAWALLITDLDPLPYNLLFERFLNPERVSMPDFDIDFCMERRDEVISYVARKYGRERVSQIITYGTMAAKAVVRDVGRVLGFPYGLVDSVAKLIPSTLGITLKDAMGEGETNDNASAELIQRYQAEEDVQELLNLARQLEDLTRNAGKHAGGVVIAPNPLTEFCPLFAEHDENGRGKNPVTQFDKNDVEEVGLVKFDFLGLRTLTIIDWAVKAINKRHARACIDPVDITALPLDDIPTYKDVFASGNTSAVFQFESSGMRRLLKDARPDRFEDLIALVSLYRPGPMDLIPEFTARKHGVQETIYPDPRTKNILKDTYGIMVYQEQVMQMAQIVGGYSLGSADLLRRAMGKKVPAEMAKHREIFREGAAKGGMDAVKADEIFDLMEKFAGYGFNKSHAAAYALVSYQTAWLKRHYPAEFMAATLSSDMDNTDKVVGFLDEARNLNLKVLRPNINHSAYMFEATHADTIQYGLGAIKGVGQSVCEAIVKERLHYGPYTSLLDFCTRVTSAKLNRRALEAMIHAGALDELGKNRASVMLQLPEVIKATEQMSRERESGQNSLFGNADPGTPVIQLDLPECEEWPLTRMLNGERETLGLYFSGHPFDPYRKQVKELVGCDLNTSALERILGSQQRGNGEKRTWQPEVNTILAGLVVSVRRKGDSQVFVQLEDGRGRIECSAFSDALAEFGHLLTRDRILIVKGGLREDEFNGGYSLRIRQCWDYAQLCTDYAQRLLLRVDLRTSHAWERIDAILARYRPGNTPLRLDLLLNSTHGPVAGTLDLSGGQSVRIEQSLLDKLQKDPAVSKLKVKYTPPWVQ, via the coding sequence ATGTCCACGTCTTCATTTGTTCATCTCCATATTCACACTGAATTCTCGTTAGCGGATTCAACGATTCGCGTGCCCGAGAAACCAGAACAGGCTCACCCGAAAAAGGCCAAACAAGCCAACCTACTCAGCAGAGCCGTTGAACTCGGACTGCCAGCGCTGGCAGTAACGGATCTGAACAACCTATTCGCACTGATTAAGTTCTATAAGGCCGCTGAAACCGTCGGCATTAAGCCGATCAGCGGTGCTGATCTCCTCATCGCCGAACCAGAGCACCCCCCGTGGGGAATGACATTGCTGTGTCGGGATCACGCTGGCTACCTGAATCTATCGCAACTGATCAGCCGCGGTTGGCTGGAAGGTCACCGCCCTGAAGGAGGAGTGGCCGTGCACCCGGACTGGGTCCGTGACCACCACAAAAATCTATTTGCCCTAATCGGACGTCACAGCCTGGCCGGACAGCTGTTGGCCAAAGGTCGCGCTGATTTGGCCGAACAGCAACTGGCGGACTGGCAACACGTATTCGGTGACGGCTTGCACTTGGAACTCACGCGCACTGGACGCGATGGCGAAGAACCATTCAATCAATTTGCCCTCCAAGTCGCTGGCATCCGCGGCATACCGGTGATTGCCAGCAACGACGTTCGCTTCCTGGTACAAAGCGACTTTCTGGCACACGAGGCGCGCGTCTGTATCGCATCTGGACGCATGCTTGATGATCCCAAGCGACCACGCACTTACAGCGAACAACAGTATCTGCGTTCCTCCGAAGAGATGGCAGCACTCTTTGCTGACATCCCAGACGCCTTGGACAACACCCGCACCTTGGCACAACGCTGCAATATCGAGATGCGGCTGGGGACCTATTTCTTACCTAACTACCCCGTTCCCAACGACGAAACGTTGGACAGTTGGATCCGCAAACAGTCGCATGAAGGTCTGGAAGCACGCCTACTGAAACATCCATTAGCACCAGGGCAGACACGTGAAGACTACGTGACCCGTCTGGAATTTGAACTGGACACCATCATCAAGATGGGGTTCTCCGGTTACTTCCTCATCGTGGCCGACTTCATTCAATGGGGTAAACAACAGGGCATCCCCATCGGCCCGGGACGCGGGTCTGGTGCCGGCTCACTGGTCGCGTGGGCGTTACTGATTACTGACCTGGACCCTCTGCCATACAACTTGTTGTTTGAACGCTTTCTTAATCCCGAACGCGTATCAATGCCGGATTTCGACATCGACTTTTGTATGGAACGCCGTGATGAGGTCATTAGCTACGTCGCACGCAAATACGGTCGCGAACGGGTCAGTCAAATCATTACCTACGGCACCATGGCTGCGAAAGCAGTGGTGCGCGACGTCGGTCGCGTATTGGGTTTCCCATATGGCTTGGTCGACAGCGTCGCTAAGCTGATCCCGAGCACCCTTGGCATCACCCTGAAAGATGCGATGGGCGAAGGCGAGACCAACGACAACGCCTCAGCAGAACTGATACAACGCTATCAAGCCGAGGAGGACGTACAGGAGCTGCTCAACCTGGCACGCCAACTGGAAGATCTGACCCGCAATGCTGGCAAGCACGCTGGCGGTGTCGTGATCGCACCGAACCCACTCACTGAATTCTGCCCACTCTTTGCAGAACACGACGAAAACGGACGCGGGAAGAACCCCGTCACCCAATTCGACAAAAACGACGTGGAAGAAGTCGGCTTAGTGAAATTCGACTTCCTCGGCCTACGCACACTCACCATCATTGATTGGGCGGTCAAGGCAATCAACAAACGCCACGCCCGCGCCTGTATTGATCCGGTGGACATCACCGCACTTCCACTGGACGACATCCCAACTTACAAAGACGTTTTTGCATCAGGGAACACGAGCGCAGTATTCCAATTTGAATCCTCGGGCATGCGCCGCCTCCTCAAAGATGCACGCCCAGACCGCTTCGAAGATCTCATCGCACTGGTGTCACTGTATCGCCCAGGCCCTATGGACTTGATCCCTGAATTCACCGCGCGCAAGCACGGAGTGCAAGAGACCATCTATCCCGACCCGCGTACGAAGAACATTCTTAAAGACACCTACGGGATCATGGTGTACCAGGAACAAGTGATGCAAATGGCCCAGATTGTCGGCGGTTACTCGCTGGGCAGCGCTGACCTGCTACGTCGCGCGATGGGTAAAAAAGTACCTGCCGAGATGGCCAAGCACCGCGAGATCTTCCGCGAGGGTGCCGCCAAAGGTGGCATGGACGCGGTCAAAGCCGATGAAATCTTCGACCTCATGGAGAAATTTGCCGGCTATGGTTTTAATAAATCCCACGCCGCTGCATACGCGCTGGTCAGTTATCAAACCGCTTGGCTCAAGCGCCATTATCCTGCTGAATTCATGGCAGCCACGCTGTCCTCGGACATGGACAACACCGACAAAGTCGTCGGCTTCCTCGACGAGGCACGTAACCTCAATCTGAAGGTGCTGCGACCAAACATCAATCACTCAGCCTACATGTTCGAGGCAACTCACGCCGACACAATCCAATACGGCCTGGGCGCTATTAAAGGTGTCGGCCAAAGCGTCTGCGAGGCAATCGTCAAAGAAAGGTTGCACTACGGTCCGTATACGTCACTGCTCGATTTCTGTACCCGGGTCACCTCAGCCAAACTCAACCGACGTGCACTCGAAGCAATGATCCATGCTGGCGCACTGGACGAGCTAGGTAAAAATCGCGCCTCTGTCATGCTGCAACTGCCAGAAGTCATCAAAGCAACGGAACAAATGTCCAGAGAACGCGAGTCCGGGCAAAACTCGCTTTTCGGCAACGCAGACCCCGGCACACCAGTCATCCAATTAGATCTTCCAGAATGCGAAGAATGGCCGCTAACACGCATGTTGAACGGAGAGCGGGAGACGCTGGGCCTTTATTTCAGCGGCCACCCATTCGACCCATACCGTAAGCAAGTGAAGGAACTTGTTGGTTGCGATCTAAACACCAGTGCGCTTGAAAGAATTCTGGGTTCCCAACAACGTGGCAACGGTGAAAAGCGTACTTGGCAGCCAGAGGTGAACACCATTCTCGCAGGATTGGTCGTCAGTGTGCGCCGTAAGGGAGACAGCCAAGTCTTTGTACAACTTGAAGACGGACGCGGTCGAATTGAATGCAGTGCGTTCTCCGACGCCCTGGCAGAGTTCGGCCACCTGTTGACCCGTGACCGCATACTGATTGTCAAAGGTGGTCTGCGAGAAGATGAATTCAACGGCGGCTACAGCCTACGGATCCGTCAATGCTGGGATTACGCGCAACTCTGTACAGACTATGCGCAACGCTTGTTGCTACGCGTGGACCTACGCACCTCTCACGCATGGGAAAGAATCGATGCCATCCTGGCACGCTATCGCCCCGGCAACACCCCATTACGTCTCGATCTGTTGCTGAATTCAACCCACGGCCCCGTCGCCGGCACGCTCGACTTGAGTGGCGGCCAATCTGTACGTATCGAACAATCACTCTTGGATAAACTGCAAAAAGATCCCGCGGTATCTAAGCTTAAGGTCAAATACACGCCACCTTGGGTGCAATGA
- a CDS encoding acetyl-CoA carboxylase carboxyltransferase subunit alpha gives MNPNYLDFEQPIADLEAKIQDLRTASAGPSVNVDIEVRALENKLRLRTAQIFRNLSAWQISQLARHPRRPYTLDYISIVCDEFQELAGDRTLADDKAIVGGLARIGHRPVMLIGHQKGRDNKERLMRNFGMPKPEGYRKALRLMKLAERFGLPLLTFIDTMGAWPGIDAEERNQSEAIATNLIEMAELKIPVICTVIGEGGSGGALAIGIGDRTLMLEYSTYSVITPEGCASILWKDAAKASDAAEQLNLTARRLKEFGLIDKVIREPIGGAHRNPQQMANRLKAVLLNELEALDKVPLVTLLNQRHKRLRTYGAYENH, from the coding sequence ATGAATCCAAACTATCTCGACTTCGAGCAACCCATCGCCGACCTGGAAGCCAAGATTCAGGACCTGCGCACCGCCAGTGCAGGTCCATCTGTCAATGTCGACATCGAAGTACGTGCGCTTGAAAACAAACTGCGTCTTCGTACTGCACAGATCTTCCGTAATTTATCGGCTTGGCAAATCTCACAACTCGCTCGGCATCCACGGCGTCCTTACACCCTGGATTACATCTCCATTGTCTGCGACGAATTCCAAGAACTAGCTGGGGATCGTACCTTAGCCGACGATAAAGCAATCGTTGGAGGTCTTGCCCGCATCGGCCACCGTCCAGTGATGCTTATCGGCCATCAAAAAGGACGTGACAATAAAGAACGCTTGATGCGCAACTTCGGCATGCCTAAACCCGAAGGCTACCGTAAAGCATTGCGCTTGATGAAGCTAGCTGAGCGTTTCGGTCTTCCCTTGTTGACTTTCATCGATACGATGGGTGCTTGGCCTGGTATCGACGCTGAAGAACGTAATCAATCCGAGGCCATTGCCACCAACCTGATTGAAATGGCCGAGCTAAAAATTCCCGTCATCTGCACCGTCATCGGCGAAGGCGGTTCCGGTGGTGCTTTGGCGATCGGCATCGGTGACCGTACCCTGATGCTTGAGTACAGCACATACTCCGTCATCACCCCCGAGGGCTGCGCCTCAATCCTATGGAAAGATGCTGCCAAAGCGAGCGATGCCGCTGAACAACTCAACCTCACTGCACGCCGACTGAAAGAATTCGGTCTAATAGACAAAGTGATCCGCGAACCCATTGGTGGCGCTCATCGTAATCCGCAACAGATGGCGAACCGCCTGAAAGCAGTGCTACTCAATGAACTCGAAGCATTGGATAAAGTTCCGCTGGTAACGCTTCTAAATCAGCGTCACAAGCGCCTGCGCACTTATGGGGCCTACGAGAACCATTGA
- a CDS encoding CopD family protein has protein sequence MALYFWVKTFHLLFVIAWMAAVFYLPRILVNVAETDGQPAVQARLRQMGRRLYIFGHIMFGLSGLLGVLLWLGYRVIPAFPTMVGDGSGWLHAKVGLVVLILVHYIVAGYWLKRVERGGVLPGAGALRVFNEIPVLVLIGILWLVFAKPF, from the coding sequence ATGGCTTTGTATTTTTGGGTCAAGACTTTCCATCTACTGTTTGTGATTGCTTGGATGGCTGCTGTCTTCTATCTGCCGCGTATCTTGGTCAATGTTGCTGAAACCGATGGTCAGCCGGCGGTGCAGGCACGCCTGAGGCAGATGGGGCGGCGTTTGTACATCTTTGGACACATCATGTTTGGGTTGAGTGGCTTACTTGGTGTGTTGTTGTGGTTGGGGTATCGGGTGATTCCCGCATTTCCGACGATGGTAGGAGACGGCAGCGGTTGGCTGCATGCCAAGGTTGGGTTGGTCGTATTAATCCTGGTGCATTACATCGTGGCTGGGTACTGGCTTAAGCGGGTCGAGCGTGGCGGCGTGCTGCCGGGGGCAGGTGCGCTGCGCGTGTTCAATGAAATCCCGGTGCTTGTGCTGATCGGCATCCTTTGGTTGGTGTTTGCCAAACCTTTTTGA